Part of the Leclercia sp. AS011 genome is shown below.
AGCTGATGCCGCCAACGGCGAAAGCTGAGCCCGGTTTCACTCACCACCAGCCGGGCAAGGTTGCGCTCGCTCATCGCAAAATGGTGCGCCCACTGGTGCAGCGTCTGCCATTCGGCAGGTGATTCCGCCATCGTCTCGCTCATCTGACGAATTTTGGGGTGCGAGGAGACCGGAAGCTGCAGCTGCTCCTCGGGCTGGCGGGGCAGTTCATCAAACAGCACCTCCACCAGCCGCCGGGTGGCAGGCTCCTGCTGGCGGGGGCTGCGCTCCGCCAGAGTCAGGATTAACTCCCGCACCAGCGGAGAAATTTTTAGCGTGCAGCAGCGGTCCGGCAGCGTTACGGCCCCGGGCTCGATAAATAAAAAGCAGAGCCGGGCGCTGGGCGTGGCCTTATTGCTGTGTGGCAGCTGACCGGGGATCCAGACCGCAAACTGCGGCGGCACCATCCACATGGCATTCTCCACCTCACAGGTAATGGCCCCGTGCAGGGCCAGGATCAGCTGTCCCTTGCGGTGCTGATGCCGGGCAATGTGCTGCTCGTCTGCCACCACGTTGACGTTAAACGCCACCGCGGCGTCGTGCTGGCTGTCGGGATCGTACCCTTCAAGACCGAGTCCAGGCATAATGTTGTCCGATATTAGCGATAATCTGTCATTTTAGCTTGATTTCAACCGGCCTGAAAATGCGTATCCTGTAGCCTCATTTCGAGGTAAGAGAGAATAATGACCATAGCCCTTTCGACGACTGGCAAGCAGCGAGCGCTGCTGATTGCCGGGATCCTGCTGATTGCCACCTCGCTGCGGGTGACCTTTACCGGCGCAGCCCCGCTGCTGGATGCTATCCGCACGGATTATGCCCTGACAACCGCCCAGACCGGGCTGCTCACCACGCTCCCGCTGCTGGCTTTTGCGCTGATTTCGCCCCTGGCGGCCGGTCTGGCCCGCCGCATCGGGATGGAGCGCAGCCTGTTTATCGCCCTGCTGTTGATCATCGCCGGGATCGCCCTGCGCTCCCTCCCCTCAGCAGCGCTGCTGTTTGGCGGCACCGCGGTGATTGGCTGCGGCATTGCGCTCGGCAACGTGCTGCTGCCGGGGCTGATTAAGCGGGATTTCCCGGGTCAGGTGGCGAAACTGACCGGGGCATACTCCCTGACGATGGGGGCAGCCGCAGCGCTGGGTTCGGCGCTGGTGGTGCCCGTCGCCCTGAGCGGCGCAGGCTGGCACGGCGCGCTGTTGATGCTGATGGCGTTCCCGCTGCTGGCCCTGCTCCTGTGGCTGCCCCAGTGGCGTCAGCGCCCTGCCGGATCGCTCAGCGGCGCACGGGCGCTGCACAGCCGGGGCATCTGGCGCTCGGCGCTGGCCTGGCAGGTGACGCTGTTTTTGGGTATCAACTCGCTGATTTACTACGTGATTATCGGCTGGCTGCCGGCGATCCTGCAGAGCCACGGCTATAGCGAAACCGAAGCTGGCTCCCTGCACGGGCTGTTACAGCTGGCCACCGCCGCGCCGGGCATCCTGGTGCCGCTGGTCCTGCTTAAGCTCAAGGACCAACGTGGTGTGGCCGGACTGGCAGCGATGATGTGTGCGGTGAGCACCGCGGGGCTGTGGTTTATGCCGGATCTGGCGGTAATGTGGACGCTGATTTTTGGCTTTGGATCCGGGGCCACGATGATCCTCGGTCTGACCTTTATTGGCCTGCGCGCCAGCTCGGCTCATCAGGCCGCGGCCCTTTCCGGGATGGCGCAGTCGGTGGGCTATCTGCTGGCCGCCTGTGGGCCGCCTCTGATGGGTAAAATCCATGATGCCAACGGTGACTGGCGGATCCCGTTGCTGGCCTGCGGGCTGGTATCAGTGGTGATGGCCTTCTGCGGGATACTGGCCGGGCGTGACCGGGAGATCACGCCAGGCAAAGGCAGCACTCAGTAATTCTGTGCTGCGCGAAGCAGAGCGTGCACCAGCGGGGCCGGGCGTCCCGCCAGGGCGGCGCGCTCATGCTGGAACAGCGTGGCGACAAAGAACGGGTGCGTGACCAGCTCTACGGCACGGATCTCACCCTGCGCGTCCCAGCCGGTGACGCGCATATCGCCCTTCTCCAGCGCCTGCGCGAACTCAGGCGAGACGCCGTAATTGCAGTGGTAACCCTCTTCGATCTCTTCCTGACCATAGGCTTTGGCAATCAGGGTGTTGGCGCGCAGTTCAATCGCGTCGCTGACCTCGACCAGCGAGCAGGTCAGCGGAGCAATCACCATCCGGCCTTCGGTATCCGTCTCGGCGTGGGCTGCATCCTGCCAGCCCAGAACGTGACGGGCATATTCAATCAGCGCATGCTGGAAGCCACCGCAGGTGCCAAGAAACGGCACGCTGTTTTCCCGGGCGTAGCGCGCGGCAATAAACGCGGCTTGTGCATTTTTATAGGGACTGGCCGGAACCAGCCAGATAGCGTCATAGCCGACCAGGTCTTCCGGGCTGGTTAATTCGGTCGTCGCCAGCCAGTCGTAGTCGGCCGTGATATCCAGCACCGCGGCGGCATCATCAATGGCCAGAGGGATCGCCTGGTGGGCCAGAACGTCAGGATTGTAGTCGCCGACCAGCGCAATTCGGAGGGTATTTTTTACCGCAGAGAGTTCCATAGAGTGATCCTTATGCCAGACAAATATCAGATAACATAAGGCGCGTCAGACTACCGATCTTTCGTTGATATCACAACACCTTAAAATACGTGGGTGGAATGTGGTAGCGTTGAAGCGTTTTGTCGTGACGGGGAAAGGAGCAAAGCGATGATCCAGTGCAAACGACTGTATGACGAGGCCAGTAAAGAGGATGGCTACCGGATCCTGGTGGACCGGCTCTGGCCGCGGGGGATGAAAAAGGAGGCGTTAGCCTGCGACGAGTGGTGCAAAACCCTGACCCCGTCCAGCGACCTGCGTAAGGCATTTCACAGCGAAACGATCGACTTCGCCAGCTTTAGCGAGGCCTATCGCCAGGAGCTGGCTCAGCATCAGGACGAGGGGCTGCGGATTGCCCGTCTGGCGGACAAGCAGACCGTGACGCTGCTGTATGGTGCAAAGGACCGGGAGCAGAATCACGCTCTGGTATTAGCCGACTGGCTGCGCCAGCTTTAAATCAATCCAGCATCAGGGCGTCGAGAATTTCCGGTGCCTGTTCAGGCGTAAGCGGCATCAGGTGTTCCGGGCGTATAAACGCAAAGCCGTGCTGGCTGTCTACCGAAAACACATCGCCGGTCACCAGCCACAGGGCGCGCTCGGCCCCTGGCGGCAGCTCTGTCATCACCCCGTTGACCGGATTCAGGAAACGCTCTCCCGGTTGACAGAGGCTGAATAACTCAACGGATTTGCCGATATTGCGACGGCCTGCTGGCGTGCGGGCACCGATAATCATCGCCAGGCTGCCCGGATTTAACTGAAACATACTTCCTCGTAATTGGCTGCTGAATGCATAGGAATATTCTTAGTGCAGAGTGTATATCAGCCAACGGAGCCTGTCACCAGGGGGAAAGTGGTATCCTTTCTCCATGATTTCTTCATTATGACGACATCTTTCATTGCTAGAGTAGCGCTGTTCTCACATTGACCAGAGAACATCATTCCGTAATCAAGATGTCTTTTCCCCGGCCCGTGCCGGGGATTTTTTTACCCGCCAGAATTTGCTGTTCCTCGCCAGAATATATGAAATGTTGCAAATTCGTGTTCTACTACCCGCAGTCGAATCTTTCAGCAAAACAGTCAGGTACAGAGGTCATCTGTAGGGGAGTTGAGCAGCGTCATGTCGGATATTATTCTTGCCCGTGTTTCAGAAACGCTCAGCACTGAGCAATCGTTAGAGAGCCTGGTGCGTCAGCTGCTCGAAATGCTTGAAGTGGTCACCGACATGGAGTCGACCTACCTCACCAAAGTCGATATTAATGCCCGCCTGCAGCACATTCTGTACGCCCGAAACAGCCAACAGATGCAGATCCCGGAAGGTCTCAGCGTGCCCTGGGGCGAGACGCTGTGTAAACGCGCGATCGATTCCGACTGCTTTTACAGTGATAACGTGCCTCAACGCTGGGCAGATTGCGACGCGGCAAAAGCGCTGGGCATCACCACCTACATGAGCATTCCCATTCATCTGACGGATGGTTCCCTCTACGGTACCCTCTGCGCCGCCAGTTCCAGCAAACACCAACTGAGCGAGCGCGGCGAGCACGTCTTCAGGCTCTTCGCCGGGCTTATCGCCCAGTACATCGAGAAAGAGTCGCTGGTCAGGCAGTTGCGCGAAGCCAACGCCGCCCTGATTGCATACTCTTATACCGATGCCCTGACCGGCCTGCCGAACCGCCGCGCCATCTTCGAGAATCTCACCACCCTCTTCTCGCTGGCACGCCATCTGAAGCGCAACGCCATTATTGCCTACATTGACCTGGATGATTTTAAGCTGATTAACGATCGCTTTGGTCATGAGGCGGGCGATCGTTTTCTGATTGAGGTGGGCAAACGCCTGAACGACGGACGCGGCGATGAAGAGATTGTCGGCCGGCTCGGCGGGGACGAATTTCTGGTCGCCTGCCTTTGCCAGGATCGGGAGAGCGGCGAGCAAACGCCTTTAACCCTGGTAAAAACGCAGCTGAGCGCGCAGATTGCCGGTGAGTACTGGCTGGGCGATGTGCATCTGGTCTATCCGGGCGCCAGTCTGGGCGTGATTGAGGTGGACCCTGCCAAAATCGATGCCGACAGCGCGCTAAAGGCAGCCGATGCCGCTATGTACAGAGAGAAAAAAGGCAAATTCAAAACGCCCTTTCTCAATATCGATTAACCCCGTACACTCAACGGGTTTTTGCATTCAGGACAGGTGGTAGCATGCGGCTTGGTATTCTGTTCCCGATCGTGATTTTTATCACGGCGGTCATCTTTTTAACGTGGTTTTTTGTCGGCGGTTACGCTGCGCCCGGGGGATAAGTGAGAAAAACAACCATAATTATGCTGATTGTCGCCATCGCGGCCGTTGCCGGTAGCCAACTGGGCTGGTGGTAACGAATGCAAAAAGACCGCCACTGTGGGCGGTCTTTTTGTCTGAAGCGTCGGTTTAGCTTCTGACTTTACGGTAGATAAACAGCACCACCAGGGCACCGATTACGGCGACCATAAAGCTGCCGAAGTTGAAGCCATCCACTCTGCCGAAACCGAAGAGGGTACTGATCCAGCCGCCGACTACGGCACCGATGATCCCCAGTATGACCGTAACGATGAATCCACCGCCATCTTTGCCCGGCATGATCCACTTAGCCAGAATACCCGCGATAAGCCCAAAGATAATCCAGGATATGATTCCCATAACTGCTTTCCTCTCTGTATGGTTTTTGTCGTTAAATCAAATACACACAAAGCTTAGCACAAGATTCAGAATTGCAAGTTTGTGATAGCCATCACGAGGGAAATTTAAGAAAAAAGCGAGAAATGGTGGTTCCGCACAAAAATTGGGGTTGTAATCGTTAATGAGAAATATTATCTTTCTCAATACTGAATAGTTGAGCAAAACACTCAGGTATTCAGTACGACATTGCTCACATTGCTTCCAGTATTTCTTGCCCACGTTTCGTGGGCTTTTTTTTGCCCATCATGTTGTGATTTGACGTTCTGGATTTTGCTATTACGCTTATTAACACAATTCCAGTACAGCCATAATGGTATTGATAACATGAATGTTTCTAGTCGATTCGTGATCTGTATTAATCTTGTTTGTGCCAGTTCGTTGTTGATGCTTCTTTCTGACAAATTCAACTGGTTTTAATGTGGGCAGGCCCGGCATCTCGCCGGGTTCTTCTACTCAATCATCCCCTTCGTTCAAAAAACCGGCGCGGCGAATTTCCTCCCGGATCCCCATAAAAAAACGAGAGCGCTCAGGCTCCCGTTCATGTCTGACCCGCAGACCGGATCACAGGGTTTAGATTATCCTCAACTATTCGGTGGAGATAATTCAGATGCGGTTCGCAGAACAGTATTCCCTGTCTGGTGATGTTCCGGTTCACACCAGGCATTCATTAACTGCCTCAAAACGTAGATAAGCCCCGACACAATCAGAAGCGCGGATAAGGCTGTTAACAAAGCAATAATCATAAGAAACTCCATGTTCTCAGGTTTGTTTCTGGAAAATCTTAGAACATATTCTTCATTTGTCATCTGCCCGCGTGAATTTTCTCAAACAGACTGTCTGTTCTTTTGGGTCGAGTGTCCGCTCTGTGCTCAAACGAGCGTTATGCTCATCAGTGAAGCGAGGGCCAGACTGCAAACTACGTTTCGCCAGTTTCTTCTGCAGAAGGATAACGATTACAGGGAATCCGCAGGCAGAGATTGCACATACTGCCAGCAACGTGTTCACATTTTGTGAGCGCATGCCATGGTTAGGAAACAGATAAGAGGACAGGAAAAAGGCGACGGTTGTAATCAGATACATAATGGCTGTCTGTAATGAAGCGAACCCAGCCCGTTGCCTGTCATCAGGAAATTGAATCGTAACCGCCGCAGATGAAACCAGCCGACTGTAAGAGGCCCCAAGAAATAAAGTCATAAATAAAGCCGCATGCTGATAGCCGAGGGCGGGTATCAACAAACTCAGTATAAAGACCAGAGTTGAACCTGTAGCCAATATCAAAGCAGAAACACGCGTGGTTAATACGCCGGTCATTTTTGTCGACAGATAACCCGCCACACCCCCGCCGAAGAACAGCCAGGGCAACAAGTCTTGTGAAGCACTCATCCACTGGGTCATTAATGGCACCAGAACAGGAACGATCAGCATTGGGCTAAACTGCACAAGGGCATTACTGGAGGCGAACAGTACCGTATCCACATTGATAGACTGCATGCGGACGGGACCTGAAGAGGCTGGGGCCTGGGGGATGATGTAGATAATAAGAGGCAATGCCAACAAACAAAGCGCACTAATTAACCACAAAGCGACATACCAACCATAATGTGTACACAAAAATAACAGGGTGGGCATGCCTACAATACTTACCATCGAAAATGACGCAATCACCGTCGCCAGCATTTTCCCGCGTAAGTTAGCCGGTGCGTTATTTATTAATATACTTGTGCCTACCCCCATTGTCGTACCGCCCATTAACCCTGCACAGAATCGTAGTATTAGTAGAAGACCAAAACTGGTGATGAAGGTTGTTAAAACTGTCACCAGGCCTAATAAAGCCATATTAACGATTAAAAAACGTTTCTTATTGAAACGCTCAATCCAGTAAAAGGCGATAATTCCTGAAATAACAGCAGCAGCTGTGTACATCCCGGATACGTAGCCTGCGTATGAGACGGGAACCGCAAAATCTGCAGCCATAAAAGCAAAAACAGGGTTGAAAACCATATATTCCAGCGCATTAGTGAACTGGATAAAAGCCATTACCAGGGCTAAACGCATAAGGGCTTTATCATTAAATGTTTGTGGTACTGATGTCATAGCAAGCAACCTGAAGATGATAGATGCCTCAGCTTAACCGCTATCATTAGTGTTTATAACATGGTAAAAATGGCACTCATTATTATCATATATGGGATAATCAATGCGTCCGGCGTTAGATTTTAATACCCTCAAGGTTTTCATTGCTGTGGTTGAAAGAGAAAGCTTTGTTAAGGCCTCGAAAATCCTTGAAATGCCCACATCAAATGTGAGCCGTTGTATTGCTCAGCTAGAAGAAAAATTGAATCTTCAGCTTATTGAGCGCAGCACCCGACATATGAAACTCACCCAGTCGGGGCATCTACTCTATACCCGAGCTAAACCCTTACTGGAGGCGCTTGAGCAAACCGAGACAGAATTAACCTTGCGGCAAATGCAACTCAAGGGCCCATTGCGTATTTGCATTCCGAACGAAATAGGTCCTGCGCTGCTGGGCTCTGTTATTGCCGATTTCGCCTGTCAGCACCCTGATGTGGAAATCAGCTGTATCACCAATTTATCGGGATTTGAATCTCTACGAGATGACCTGGATTTAGCCATCATCATTACCCGTGGCCAGATGGATGACAGCGACTACATAGCCCGTCATCTGGCGACAATCCCTTGCACCATTGTTGCAGCACCCTCCGTCATTCAGCGTTATGGCCGGCCTACGCATATCCAGCAGTTTGAAGAATTACCCTGTATTACCACCGTAAGTGCACTGAAAGGAGCGCCCTGGCAGTTTGCCAATAAAAAAGGGGAATTCGAGACCATTAAGGTGAAAGGTCATTATCGGGTAAACAGCGGAGAGATGGCAGGAAGAGCGGCAATAGCAGGTGTCGGTTTTGCCATTCTTTCCAGACAAGCCTGCCAGCCTTTCATTAATGATGGGCGTTTAGTCGAAGTTGAGTTTGAACAAACGGCAGCCCCACTGCAATTGTTTGCAATTTATTCAGACCGGCGTTACTTACCCGCTAAAACCAGAGCGCTGATTGATTTCATGCATCAGGAATTGAGCAATAGAGCCACGCCCTGACGTTAATTTGTTACAGCCTTATCGTCCATAAACTGTCTTAGTTTTGCTAACCGTTCAAATCCTGATAATAAAAAACGGGAGCCATCAGGCTCCCGTTCTCATACAACCCGAAATCCGGATTACATATTCGCGATGATCGCGTCACCAAACTCTGAACATTTCAGCAGCTTAGCGCCTTCCATCAGACGTTCGAAATCGTAAGTTACGGTTTTGGCGTTAATCGCGCCTTCCATACCTTTAACGATCAGGTCTGCGGCTTCGAACCACTCCATATGACGCAGCAGTAGTTCCACGCAATCGTTGTAAGCCATTAATTTCCATACGAATGATAACACAAAAACAGATTTCATGGGTTGCTTGACCTGCTTTATAACCCTTTGTTTTTGCGATAAATGCTTAGAGTTTTGATAACCACTTTTAAAGGCTAAGAGTGCCTTACTCGCTCATAACTATTTGTCTGTTAAGTGCCAGAAACGGACGTTATAACGGTTGTGGAAATACTCTAATACCGTGTTCATTTTTAGTTGAACACTATAAAAAGACCTCAGTTGCAAACTGGATCGCAAACCGGGTGTTCTCATTGAAAAAAAAGACCTAATTCACAAGTACTTTGTTCACCGCCAGTACCCGTGCAGTCGCTTTTCCATTTCGGGAGCGTAACTCTGATCCAAGCGATAAATCGTAGTGTAGTCAACATTCACTCCACGCTCGGCTAACATTCCTACAGTGCACGATAGCTGATCCTGTAATTGCAGTACCAGCGAATAGCCCTGAAAATACCGGCCATGGAAAGGATTCATCTGTTTCTCCGGTGAGAAAACGAGGTTCCATGTTATCAAATGCGATACTGAATGATATTTGCAACCGTGCCGCATAACTCTCATGGCGACACCAGACTGAGAAATTCCTTCACTGGCATGGGCCTGCCATACAAATAACCTTGCAGGTAGGTCACTTTACGGGCTCTCAGGTAGGCAGACTGCTCTTCGTTCTCCACCCCTTCGGCCACTAGTTTAAGATCGAGCCTGGTTGCAAGGTCAATCACATTATCAACAAGATGGGCAGGGATCGCGTCAGTCCCAATCATGCTGACAAAGCTCTTATCAATTTTGAGAATATCGATCCTCAGGTTTTGCAGGTAACTCAGGCTGGAATTACCGGTTCCGAAGTCATCAATGGCAATAAGAACACCGAGCTTGTGCAGTTCTGCAATCAGTCTGTGAGTGACGTCATCCACTACGAGCAGTTCACGCTCGGTTAACTCCAGGACCAGTTTGATGGGATTTTCCCGAAAGCTTGCGATGAACTCACAACAATCCTCCACCAGGCTAAAGTCCCTGAAGTGCGCTGCACAGATATTGAAACCGAAATGGAAGTTCCTTGGTAACTGTTGTACACAGGGGGCAAACTGTTCCCGTACCTGAGTTATCAAATTCCGTGTCATAGGGATGATGAGACCACTGTGTTCCGCCATAGGGATGAAACGATCCGGTGATATCATACCTTGCCGGGGATGCTGCCAGCGCATCAGTACTTCACAGCCGGTCAACTGAGTATGATCTCCAGACACTACGGGCTGGATATAGGGAATAAACTCCTGGTGATCCAGTGCCCCGCGCAATTCTTGCTCAGGCGAGTGCATACGCCCCGATTTTCTGAACGCCCAGATACCAGATACCAGACCCAGGAGAGCCCATGCAATGAGGCTGAATTTTGAGAAGCGCCAGATATTATCTATGTAGTCAGCGGGATACAGGCGGGTAACGATGCGAAACGGGTAACGCGTTGATGGTTGCTCCATATAACCTGGCGTTTCAAGTGGGAATAACTGATCTGTGGGCGTTTTCCCGGCTTGCCATCGTTGTTTCCCCACAACGAGGCTCAGGGGGGTATTGGTGCTTAAATTATTGAGTTCGGAGAGTAACAGGTACCCATAAATTCGCACCGTTATACTGTCGTTGCCAACAACGTCACGGTAAATAACGATCGGCTGGTCCACTTTTACCCAGTTGCCCTTCATGAGAAAGAGCTGGCCTTTCGTATAATTATCAATGTTGATGCGTTCCTGATACGGGCCGTAGAGGGAAGAGCAATAGATGTTATTGCCATGGGCCAAAAGAATGCTTCGCACATCCGGTGAGATTGCCACCTGCGTCCTGAGTAGAGGCACAATATCGTTGCAGGGTTTTCCAAGGCTTTCCCTTACAGCAAGGGCCACCTGATGGGCGTTGTCCAGGGACGAGTCAATCCTTTGTTGTGCATTCCGCAACTGGGTCCAGGTTTCCTGCTGCGTATTCGAGACCGTCTGCCACAGTATAATGGCGGACCCAAACAGAATACACCCCAGACTAACCGCGATGGCGCTAAACAGACGGACCTTAAATTGATGCGTTTTTAAAGTATTAAACGGCATGACTAGCCTCGCTAACACTGAAATAATAATGATGACATTATCGGTTTTTGTCGCATTAAGGAATCGAAGCAACGAAAAGATAAAACTGTTTTACTGGCGACAGTCCGCTCCTTGCTCATAGCGGACATTAAACTCCTTAGGGAGGATCATCTGATCCCCCTTACTACGCACCGCTTCTTACACCGGGCAATTATCACCATCACCATCGACACTGTTGATAAAGTACGTCACCCTGCCCATAACTTCGACCTCTTCCGCCGCTGTCCCCTCGATCGCCTCGCCGTCATCAGTGATTAACGCCTTACCTCTGAAAATTGCGAACTGCGTCCTTCCAGCGCTGAGGATCAGCAGCACCTGCCCCTGTACCAGTCGGCTAACCGGTTCGACAACAGCAAAACCTGACGAAGTTTCCAGGATGCGGCTTTCGTTCGTAGTGCAGATACTCGCCGGGGATAAACGCTGCTCGACATAATCGGTTGCCGGAGATACGAAGCCCATCAATGAACCATCCCCATGTTGCGCAGGATCCAGTAGTGATTGTCGGTTCCGTCAGTTGTCTTATCCGTGAAGTCTGGCTGGTAGCGCTGTATCCACTCGTTGGCGTCGGCCCGGCTGAAATGCCAATGGACCTTTGCCAACTCGCGGATAAAGTCTTCAGTGCGCAAGCACCGGTAGCCCTTGGGGTTAAGCTGTATTGCGGCCACAAATGCGGCGTGAATGTCGGAACGGCGGGGCATGATGCGCACTCCTTTATGCTGTTTTTATATACAGTAATTTTAATGTGAGTGCAGATCAAGATAGGCTTGCCTATTGATAATTACTGCTGAACATCCGGCTGTTCGTCAGAATGGGCTGCAGCCTCCGCTTCTGCTCTTAGTCTTTCCTGTTCCGCTATTGCTTCAGCCTCCAGCTTGTCTTGCTCGGCTTTCGCGCGCGCCGCCTCCTCTTCTTCCAGCCTTTTGGCCTCATCACGTTCGGCCTGAATACGCGCCGCCTCTTCCAGCTTTTTGTTATAGATACTGTCAGCAGGCATCTCAACACGCACAGAAACGAACTGATCGGCAGGAATATCAATCGGGTCTCCCTCGATAAAACCTTCGCGTTCGTTGCGGGCGAAGGTCGGGGCTCCCGGGTGAGTGCGATGGTAGGTTTTCACCAGTACAGAACCGTCAGCATTCACTTCATAGTCAAGCCATACCAGCGGCTGTCTGTTGCGGTCTTTCGGGATGTCAAAGCCGCCATCTATACCACCCCACTCAGCATCGGCGTTCAGGCCCATGCAGCCGCTCACCAGATACTCACCAATACCCAGGCGCGCTACGACACACCCCTCTGATTCGTCATTGGTCTGTGCGGTGCCATCATGGAAGATCTGCACTATAGGCGATGCGCCTTTCAGCGTGCCGTCTGCCGCTTTGGTCGTGTTCGTGGTGGTGTAAACTTCGCACAGTTTCCCGTTCGTGCCAGCATCAGAAGAAAGTATACGCAAGTACATTCTCGGCGCGGTTGCAACAATGGTGGGAATGACAACCTGATAAACTGTGTTTGCATCAAAGGGGACGAGCAATACCGATGCGTTATCATCAATGCCGCCAAGCTTCATTTTAGATAGGTAAGTACCGAATCCCAGGCGCTGCTCCTGGTTTATGGCCTGGAGAACTGTAGTTCCCAGACCAAACGCGCCAACCTCCATTACATTACCAGACGTCGTCCCGACATCACGCTGCGCAGCTGATTTCAGTCCGGCGATGTCCGCAGCGGCCAGGCTGATTGTATCTGTTCTGTTTGCCATGTTGTGCTCCTTATGCCCACACCCGGTACGGGCTGTCAGGGAATACTGTGAAGGCGTCTAACGATGCCAGGACCAGCGAGTCGTCGGTGACGCGCAAATATAAATCTCTCATCAGCGGAGTCCTTTAATTTGATTGGGAGTCAACAGGCGATGCCATATACGGAAGTTACGGATGTGATAAATAACGTAGGAGTTACTTTGAATCCTTAGTGACGTTGCCGCTCCTGTCGCCACGGTTGGCCCCTGCGTTTTAGCATTACTGTTTCCGTTAAAATAAGCAGTAATGGTGTCTGTTACATCCTGTGATAAAGCGAAAATCTTTTGGCTAAATGGATAAGCAACCGAATTTCCGGCACCACTGGATCCACGGTACGAATACATCATCGAAGCGGTTAAGCGAGTGATGATATCGTTCCTTGCTCCAGGGCATGTGACAATATCTGCATAACCTACTGTCGGTTGTACGTATCTGTTAACTGAAAGTTCAAATGCAACCACCCGGTTGATTAAGTCCCCGGAAAGCCTGTAACCAACGTTACCGGATGCCTGAAGGTCAAGGGTATCAACGGTTCTCGTAGTGGCTGCTGAACCGGTTGGAATATAGCTGG
Proteins encoded:
- a CDS encoding cyclic diguanylate phosphodiesterase, producing MPFNTLKTHQFKVRLFSAIAVSLGCILFGSAIILWQTVSNTQQETWTQLRNAQQRIDSSLDNAHQVALAVRESLGKPCNDIVPLLRTQVAISPDVRSILLAHGNNIYCSSLYGPYQERINIDNYTKGQLFLMKGNWVKVDQPIVIYRDVVGNDSITVRIYGYLLLSELNNLSTNTPLSLVVGKQRWQAGKTPTDQLFPLETPGYMEQPSTRYPFRIVTRLYPADYIDNIWRFSKFSLIAWALLGLVSGIWAFRKSGRMHSPEQELRGALDHQEFIPYIQPVVSGDHTQLTGCEVLMRWQHPRQGMISPDRFIPMAEHSGLIIPMTRNLITQVREQFAPCVQQLPRNFHFGFNICAAHFRDFSLVEDCCEFIASFRENPIKLVLELTERELLVVDDVTHRLIAELHKLGVLIAIDDFGTGNSSLSYLQNLRIDILKIDKSFVSMIGTDAIPAHLVDNVIDLATRLDLKLVAEGVENEEQSAYLRARKVTYLQGYLYGRPMPVKEFLSLVSP